From the genome of Raphanus sativus cultivar WK10039 unplaced genomic scaffold, ASM80110v3 Scaffold2557, whole genome shotgun sequence:
ATCGTCATTACTCGATGATGAGTTTCTTCTTTTGTCTCCAGACACCGGAAACATACAAACAGGGAACACTCTCTTCAAATGGTTGTACCGGCTCTCGTTGAGTATCTCTGCTGCTTTCTCGGAGATGAGAGCGAGTTCTTCGTGTGTTAAGACAGAGAAGAGCATGTCTGTCGGAAGGAGAAGGTAGAGATGTCGTCTCGGCCGCAAAAACTCGTCGGGAGATACGGCGGTGACTCGGTGGCCTATTTGGAGAAGTGTTGAGTCGGTGATAAATTGACCTGAGTTTTGAGAGACGATGTCTGAAGTTTTGATGGGCTTTGAGAAGACTTCGAGCGTTCCGGTGAAAGGAGCTAAGATTTTGACTACTCCTGATGATGTGATCAATGGTGCGCATGAAGATGTGTTTCCCATTATTGTGTTAAAAGAACGAGAGAAAGAGAAGGTCGCATACAACAAAGGGAGAAGTTTCTTAGAAATGGGCTGG
Proteins encoded in this window:
- the LOC108854514 gene encoding uncharacterized protein LOC108854514; this translates as MFTHNYKSQPISKKLLPLLYATFSFSRSFNTIMGNTSSCAPLITSSGVVKILAPFTGTLEVFSKPIKTSDIVSQNSGQFITDSTLLQIGHRVTAVSPDEFLRPRRHLYLLLPTDMLFSVLTHEELALISEKAAEILNESRYNHLKRVFPVCMFPVSGDKRRNSSSSNDDDHHDHDGVEIRETLEEKVLCELNYGSWRPGLETIVES